In Thiomonas arsenitoxydans, the genomic stretch CACGCCTTGCCCGCGCGGACCTGGCTGGCCATCGCGCTTGCCCTGACGGGCATGGGATGGATCGTCTGGCAAAACCTGCATCACCTCAACGGATCGACACAGTTGCTCGGTATGCTCGTCGCGCTGGCCGTGCCGTTCAGCGCGGCGGCCAACTGGGTCAGTCTGAGACGGGCCGGGGCCGCTGTGCCGATGCAGGCTACCGTGATGTTGGGTGCGCTGTTCTCGGTGCTTGCCGTGGCGTTTCCGGCCTGGCCGGTGAGCGTGGACCTGCACGATCTACTTTGGCTGGCGTTCTTAGGCGTGTTTCAGCTCGCTGCGCCGGGTTTGCTCGCTGTCTGGGCGGCTCAGCGTCTGGCCCCGGCAGAGGTCGGTTTGCTCGGCCTGCTGGAGATTGTGTTCGGCATTCTCTGGGCGTGGATCGGCGCAGGTGAACAACCCAGCTTCGGGACTTTGATGGGCGGTGGACTGATCATGTTCGCACTAGTAGGCAACGAATTACTGGGATGGCGGCAGATCAAACGGGGAGAGCAAATTTATGCTTAAAAATTTGCGCCACGCAGGCCTTTGGATCGGCCTGACGGCTTTGTTGTTGGCAGGCTGCGGCGGCGGGGGCGGCACCAGCGCCTCTACCGACAGTGCGACCACGGGCGCCACACCTGTTGCCTTGAAGCGCACCACGCCGATGGGTGTGCTCGTGCCGCTCTACGGCTATCCGCTGGTGTCCAGCGGCAGCGGCGCGACTTACACGACGGCCGAGAATCCCGCCTGGACGGAGGTGGCCGCTAATGCGGCCGCGGTGCCCACGGTCGCCATCATCAACCCGCAAAACGGGCCGGTCGCATGCACCACTCCGCCCTCGGCCACGCTCAGCGCTTTCACGCAGGGCATCGGTCAGCTTCACGCCGCCGGGGTGAAAGTACTGGGCTACGTTCACACCAGTTACGGCTCACGCGCGCTCTCGCTGGTGCAGCAGGATGTGCAGACCTACGCCCAGTGTTATGGCGTGGACGGCGTCTTTTTTGACGAGGTTTCCAATAAGGGCAGCCTGGCGAGTTATTACGCGGCAGCCGCTGCCACGATGCGTCAGGACATTCTGCCGGGCAGTGGTCAGGCCGCGCTGGTCGCCATCAATCCCGGCACCTATCCCGACCTGTCCATCGCCCAAACGGCCGACATCACGGTGATGCACGAAAGCGCAGACCTGAATCTACCCGCCGCGCCGGCGAGCCTCGCTTCTTACCCGTCGGCGAAATTCGCCTATCTGGCGCTGGGTATCAGCAATCTGACGCAGACTCAGGCGGCTACGCTTTCCAGTCTGTACCAGCAGGGCGTCGGTTATGTTTATCTGACCGATCAGGGCAACGGCAACGATCCGTGGGCCAAGCTGAGCACCAGTTATCCGGCGCAGATCCAGATCATTCAGGCGTTGAACCAAAGCAAGAACTGAGGCCCCCATCGCCCCCTTCGACTGTCGTGTAGATTTCGAGACAGAAAAACAGGAGGCGCGATGGAATTCGATACGGTGATTGTCGGCGCGGGTTCGGCGGGCTGCGTGCTGGCCAATCGGCTCAGTGCTGACCCTGCGCATCGGGTGCTGTTGATCGAGGCCGGTGGCTCGGACTGGCATCCCTACATCCGCATGCCTGCGGGCATCGCCAAGTTGGCGGGCCACAAGCGCTTCAACTGGGGCGTCACCACGGAGCCCGAGCCGCAGCTGCACCATCGCCGTTTGTGGTGGCCGCGGGGCAGGGTGCTCGGGGGCTCCAGTGCGATCAACGCCATGTGCTATGTGCGGGGTGTGCCGCAAGACTATGACCGATGGGCCGAGCTGACCGGAGAGTCGGCGTGGTCGTGGGACGCCGCGCTGCCGCTGTTTCGCGCCGTGGAATGCAACACGCGCGGCGCCGACGCCTGGCATGGTGATCAAGGCGAATTGGGGGTCAGCGATCTGCGGCATCACAATGTGCTGACCGATGCGTTCATGGCCGCTGGAGAGTCGTTCGGGTTGAACCGCAACGTCGATTTCAACGGCCCCACTCAGGAAGGCGTTGGGCTCTACCAGGTCACGCAGAAAAACGGATT encodes the following:
- a CDS encoding DMT family transporter, which codes for MLAMVGATLMWSVAGVITRHLHHQNGLDLVFWRSSFAALGVLAWLLWRQGPRGLARDVRHASPLLWLSAGFWGVMFTAFMVALTLTTVAQTLIAESLSPLIAALLGWLVLRHALPARTWLAIALALTGMGWIVWQNLHHLNGSTQLLGMLVALAVPFSAAANWVSLRRAGAAVPMQATVMLGALFSVLAVAFPAWPVSVDLHDLLWLAFLGVFQLAAPGLLAVWAAQRLAPAEVGLLGLLEIVFGILWAWIGAGEQPSFGTLMGGGLIMFALVGNELLGWRQIKRGEQIYA
- a CDS encoding spherulation-specific family 4 protein translates to MLKNLRHAGLWIGLTALLLAGCGGGGGTSASTDSATTGATPVALKRTTPMGVLVPLYGYPLVSSGSGATYTTAENPAWTEVAANAAAVPTVAIINPQNGPVACTTPPSATLSAFTQGIGQLHAAGVKVLGYVHTSYGSRALSLVQQDVQTYAQCYGVDGVFFDEVSNKGSLASYYAAAAATMRQDILPGSGQAALVAINPGTYPDLSIAQTADITVMHESADLNLPAAPASLASYPSAKFAYLALGISNLTQTQAATLSSLYQQGVGYVYLTDQGNGNDPWAKLSTSYPAQIQIIQALNQSKN